In one window of Brassica rapa cultivar Chiifu-401-42 chromosome A07, CAAS_Brap_v3.01, whole genome shotgun sequence DNA:
- the LOC103832144 gene encoding tubby-like F-box protein 1: MSFRSIVRDVRDSIGNLSRRRFDFKLSNQHKEGGGAKSRGSVQDCHEEQQQQQQPLALLVQETPWANLPLELLRDVIKRLEESESAWPARKHVVACASVCRSWRDMCKEIVQRPEVSGKITFPVSLKQPGPRDATMQCFIKRDKSNLTYHLYLCLSPALLVENGKFLLSAKRIRRTTYTEYVISMHADTISRSSNTYIGKIRSNFLGTKFIIYDTQPPYNNNNKPSQAVQPLGLSRRFYSKRVSPKVPTGSYKIAQVSYELNVLGTRGPRRMHCAMDSIPASSLAEGGTVPGQPEIIVPRSILDESFRTITSSSSSRKFISDYSAEFNSARFSDILGPLGEEEEEEGKERVSSPPLVLKNKPPRWHEQLQCWCLNFRGRVTVASVKNFQLIAANQPQTQSDGPDKILLQFGKVGKDMFTMDFRYPLSAFQAFAICLSSFDTKLACE, translated from the exons ATGTCCTTCCGCAGCATAGTACGCGATGTGAGAGACAGTATAGGCAACCTGTCTCGTCGTAGATTCGACTTTAAGCTAAGCAACCAGCACAAAGAAGGTGGAGGAGCTAAGTCTCGCGGTTCGGTTCAAGACTGTCACgaggaacaacaacaacaacaacagcctTTAGCACTGCTGGTTCAAGAAACCCCTTGGGCGAATCTGCCTCTCGAGCTGTTGAGGGATGTGATCAAAAGGCTGGAGGAGAGCGAGAGCGCGTGGCCTGCGAGGAAGCACGTGGTGGCTTGTGCTTCTGTTTGCAGGTCGTGGAGAGATATGTGCAAAGAGATTGTTCAAAGGCCTGAGGTTTCAGGGAAGATCACGTTTCCTGTTTCGCTTAAACAG CCTGGACCAAGAGATGCAACAATGCAATGCTTTATCAAGAGGGATAAGTCTAACTTGACTTACCATTTGTACCTTTGTCTCAGTCCTG CTTTGTTGGTCGAGAATGGAAAGTTTCTTCTCTCGGCGAAACGCATAAGAAGAACCACTTACACAGAGTACGTCATCTCCATGCACGCAGACACCATTTCAAGATCAAGCAACACCTACATTGGCAAGATCAG GTCTAACTTTCTAGGGACAAAGTTCATTATATACGACACACAACCTccatacaacaacaacaacaaacccTCTCAAGCGGTTCAACCTTTAGGACTTAGCCGCAGGTTTTACTCAAAGAGAGTCTCTCCCAAAGTCCCTACCGGTAGCTACAAGATAGCTCAAGTGTCTTACGAGCTAAACGTTCTTGGCACTCGAGGTCCGAGGAGAATGCACTGCGCTATGGACTCTATCCCCGCTTCTTCTCTTGCGGAAGGTGGAACCGTGCCTGGACAGCCTGAGATCATTGTCCCCCGGTCTATCCTCGACGAGTCTTTCCGCACCATcacatcctcctcctcctcgagGAAGTTTATTAGCGATTACTCGGCCGAGTTTAACAGCGCTAGGTTTTCAGACATTCTTGGTCCGTtaggagaggaggaggaggaagaagggaAAGAGCGTGTTTCCTCGCCGCCTCTTGTGCTGAAGAACAAGCCGCCGAGGTGGCACGAGCAGCTTCAGTGCTGGTGTTTGAACTTCAGGGGACGTGTGACGGTTGCGTCGGTTAAGAACTTTCAGCTTATAGCAGCAAACCAGCCTCAGACTCAGAGTGATGGTCCGGACAAGATCTTGTTGCAGTTTGGGAAAGTAGGGAAAGACATGTTCACGATGGACTTCAGGTATCCGCTGTCTGCGTTTCAGGCATTTGCTATATGTTTGAGCAGTTTCGATACCAAACTCGCATGCGAATGA
- the LOC103832146 gene encoding protein TWIN SISTER of FT isoform X3: MSLSPRDPLIVGRVVGDVVDPFMRLISLNVTYGQRQITNGMDLRSSQVLNKPTVEIGGDDLRNFYTLVMVDPDVPSPSNPYLREYLHWLVTDIPATTGTSFGNELVYYENPCPTSGIHRVALILFRQLGRQTVYAPQWRQRFNTREFAENYNLGLPVAAVYFNCQRENGCGGRRTS; the protein is encoded by the exons atGTCATTAAGT CCGAGAGACCCTCTTATCGTAGGAAGAGTTGTAGGAGATGTTGTTGATCCTTTCATGAGACTGATTTCTCTTAATGTTACTTATGGCCAAAGACAGATAACTAATGGAATGGATCTAAGGTCTTCTCAAGTTCTGAACAAACCAACGGTTGAGATTGGAGGAGATGACCTCAGAAATTTCTACACTTTG GTTATGGTGGATCCAGATGTGCCAAGCCCAAGCAACCCGTACCTCCGAGAATACCTCCATTG GTTGGTGACAGATATACCTGCCACAACTGGAACATCTTTTG GCAATGAGTTGGTGTACTACGAGAATCCATGTCCCACATCAGGAATTCACCGAGTCGCATTGATATTGTTCCGACAACTCGGAAGACAAACGGTTTATGCACCCCAGTGGCGCCAAAGGTTCAACACTCGTGAGTTCGCTGAGAACTACAATCTTGGTCTCCCCGTGGCTGCTGTTTACTTCAACTGTCAGAGAGAGAATGGCTGCGGAGGAAGAAGGACCTCGTAG
- the LOC103832146 gene encoding uncharacterized protein LOC103832146 isoform X2, with product MIRTSFFRLYVGGYWTSDGSYIGGDIRRCRVEFENPSISMLVDMVQNEGFADNMRKFSYFPSKEDYNRKELSTDIDVAEMINCIQELESMNLYVVRDDDPYLEDVLVGEEEEEDEEEPEDEPIDFYRDDYAETDDSDDDGHQVSFFVGQAFLSKESCKKAIEKYAIKEKVNIRFQKSESKKVAAVCVQDCCSWRIYASVNSRPANMVVRSYNCTHTCYPTGVVKLYSAPKIAADFLNEFRTNQNLSADQMMQRLLIQGLRPVNGMELWKTHTNVVVMPPPDRIMPGRPKNNDRIHEPTEALPSQVLSAREKVQMTCSNCQQVGHNIRSCKREAVPKPPKKPQGRPRKKQKIMTEEEVTNQPAQSP from the exons ATGATAAG AACGAGTTTTTTTCGATTATATGTGGGTGGATATTGGACCTCCGATGGTTCGTATATTGGTGGTGATATAAGGCGGTGTAGGGTAGAGTTTGAAAATCCAAGTATATCAATGTTAGTAGATATGGTTCAGAATGAAGGTTTTGCAGATAATATGAGGAAGTTTTCATATTTCCCATCCAAAGAAGACTATAATCGGAAGGAATTGTCTACGGACATTGACGTTGCAGAAATGATTAATTGCATTCAGGAGTTGGAAAGTATGAATCTATATGTTGTTAGGGATGATGATCCATATTTGGAAGATGTGCTTGttggagaagaggaagaggaagatgaagaagaacctGAAGATGAACCTATTGACTTTTATCGTGATGATTATGCTGAGACTGACGATTCAGATGATGATGGCCACcaagtttctttttttgttggtcAAGCGTTTCTCTCCAAAGAAAGTTGCAAGAAGGCTATTGAGAAGTATGCTATTAAAGAGAAGGTCAATATTCGTTTTCAAAAATCTGAAAGTAAGAAAGTAGCTGCAGTATGTGTACAAGATTGTTGTAGTTGGAGGATATATGCCTCAGTAAACAGCCGGCCTGCTAATATGGTTGTGCGGTCGTACAATTGCACTCACACTTGTTATCCAACTGGTGTAGTGAAATTATATAGTGCACCGAAGATAGCAGCTGATTTTTTGAATGAGTTTAGGACAAATCAAAATTTGAGTGCAGATCAGATGATGCAAAGGTTGCTAATCCAAGGTCTTCGTCCTGTGAATGGAATGGAGCTGTGGAAAACTCACACTAATGTTGTAGTTATGCCTCCTCCGGACAGAATCATGCCAGGGAGACCAAAGAACAATGATAGAATTCATGAGCCAACTGAAGCTCTGCCATCCCAAGTTCTTTCTGCACGTGAAAAAGTTCAAATG ACCTGCAGTAATTGTCAACAAGTCGGACATAATATACGGTCATGTAAGCGTGAAGCTGTGCCTAAACCACCTAAGAAACCTCAAGGAAGACCgagaaaaaaacagaaaataatgacggaagaagaggtTACCAATCAACCAGCACAATCTCCTTAG
- the LOC103832146 gene encoding uncharacterized protein LOC103832146 isoform X1, whose product MCICRTSFFRLYVGGYWTSDGSYIGGDIRRCRVEFENPSISMLVDMVQNEGFADNMRKFSYFPSKEDYNRKELSTDIDVAEMINCIQELESMNLYVVRDDDPYLEDVLVGEEEEEDEEEPEDEPIDFYRDDYAETDDSDDDGHQVSFFVGQAFLSKESCKKAIEKYAIKEKVNIRFQKSESKKVAAVCVQDCCSWRIYASVNSRPANMVVRSYNCTHTCYPTGVVKLYSAPKIAADFLNEFRTNQNLSADQMMQRLLIQGLRPVNGMELWKTHTNVVVMPPPDRIMPGRPKNNDRIHEPTEALPSQVLSAREKVQMTCSNCQQVGHNIRSCKREAVPKPPKKPQGRPRKKQKIMTEEEVTNQPAQSP is encoded by the exons ATGTGTATATGCAGAACGAGTTTTTTTCGATTATATGTGGGTGGATATTGGACCTCCGATGGTTCGTATATTGGTGGTGATATAAGGCGGTGTAGGGTAGAGTTTGAAAATCCAAGTATATCAATGTTAGTAGATATGGTTCAGAATGAAGGTTTTGCAGATAATATGAGGAAGTTTTCATATTTCCCATCCAAAGAAGACTATAATCGGAAGGAATTGTCTACGGACATTGACGTTGCAGAAATGATTAATTGCATTCAGGAGTTGGAAAGTATGAATCTATATGTTGTTAGGGATGATGATCCATATTTGGAAGATGTGCTTGttggagaagaggaagaggaagatgaagaagaacctGAAGATGAACCTATTGACTTTTATCGTGATGATTATGCTGAGACTGACGATTCAGATGATGATGGCCACcaagtttctttttttgttggtcAAGCGTTTCTCTCCAAAGAAAGTTGCAAGAAGGCTATTGAGAAGTATGCTATTAAAGAGAAGGTCAATATTCGTTTTCAAAAATCTGAAAGTAAGAAAGTAGCTGCAGTATGTGTACAAGATTGTTGTAGTTGGAGGATATATGCCTCAGTAAACAGCCGGCCTGCTAATATGGTTGTGCGGTCGTACAATTGCACTCACACTTGTTATCCAACTGGTGTAGTGAAATTATATAGTGCACCGAAGATAGCAGCTGATTTTTTGAATGAGTTTAGGACAAATCAAAATTTGAGTGCAGATCAGATGATGCAAAGGTTGCTAATCCAAGGTCTTCGTCCTGTGAATGGAATGGAGCTGTGGAAAACTCACACTAATGTTGTAGTTATGCCTCCTCCGGACAGAATCATGCCAGGGAGACCAAAGAACAATGATAGAATTCATGAGCCAACTGAAGCTCTGCCATCCCAAGTTCTTTCTGCACGTGAAAAAGTTCAAATG ACCTGCAGTAATTGTCAACAAGTCGGACATAATATACGGTCATGTAAGCGTGAAGCTGTGCCTAAACCACCTAAGAAACCTCAAGGAAGACCgagaaaaaaacagaaaataatgacggaagaagaggtTACCAATCAACCAGCACAATCTCCTTAG
- the LOC103849830 gene encoding extensin-3, protein MGSPMASLAATLLVLALSLGFVSETTANYYYSSPPPPVKHYTPPVYKSPPPPVKHYSPPVYKSPPPPKKDYEYKSPPPPVKHYSPPPVYKSPPPPKKHYEYKSPPPPVYKSPPPPVYHSPPPPKKHYEYKSPPPPVYKSPPPPVYHSPPPPKKHYEYKSPPPPVYKSPPPPVYHSPPPPKKHYEYKSPPPPVYKSPPPPVYHSPPPPKKHYEYKSPPPPVYKSPPPPVYHSPPPPKKHYEYKSPPPPVYKSPPPPVYHSPPPPKKHYEYKSPPPPVYKSPPPPVYHSPPPPKKHYEYKSPPPPVYQSPPPPVYHSPPPPKKHYEYKSPPPPVYSPPPPVHYSPPHHPYLYKSPPPPYHY, encoded by the coding sequence ATGGGGTCACCAATGGCCTCTTTGGCAGCAACTTTGCTTGTCTTAGCACTTTCTCTTGGTTTTGTATCTGAAACCACCGCAAATTACTACTActcttctcctcctccaccgGTCAAACACTACACTCCTCCAGTGTacaagtctcctccaccaccggTAAAGCACTACTCTCCTCCGGTTTACAAATCCCCACCTCCACCAAAGAAGGACTACGAGTACAAATCACCTCCACCACCGGTTAAGCATTACTCTCCTCCTCCAGTTTACAAGTCTCCACCTCCTCCCAAGAAACATTACGAGTACAAATCACCTCCTCCACCGGTTTAcaaatctcctcctcctccggtttACCACTCTCCTCCACCACCTAAAAAACACTACGAGTACAAATCACCTCCTCCACCGGTTTACAAGTCTCCTCCCCCTCCGGTCTACCACTCTCCTCCACCACCTAAGAAACACTACGAGTACAAATCTCCTCCTCCACCGGTTTAcaagtctcctcctcctccagtcTACCACTCTCCTCCACCACCTAAGAAACACTACGAGTACAAATCTCCTCCTCCACCGGTTTAcaagtctcctcctcctccagttTACCACTCTCCTCCGCCACCTAAGAAACACTACGAGTACaaatctcctcctccaccagtttacaagtctcctcctcctccggtttACCATTCTCCCCCACCACCTAAGAAACACTACGAGTACAAATCACCTCCTCCACCGGTTTAcaagtctcctcctcctccagtcTACCACTCTCCTCCACCACCTAAGAAACACTACGAGTACAAATCTCCTCCTCCACCGGTTTAcaagtctcctcctcctccggtttACCACTCTCCTCCACCACCTAAGAAGCATTACGAGTAcaaatctcctcctcctccggtttACCAGTCTCCTCCCCCTCCGGTTTACCACTCTCCCCCACCACCAAAGAAACACTACGAATACAAATCGCCGCCACCTCCCGTCTATTCTCCTCCTCCACCGGTTCACTACTCACCTCCTCACCACCCCTACCTTTACAAATCTCCACCTCCTCCGTACCACTACTAG